One window of Oreochromis niloticus isolate F11D_XX linkage group LG23, O_niloticus_UMD_NMBU, whole genome shotgun sequence genomic DNA carries:
- the btf3l4 gene encoding transcription factor BTF3 homolog 4, with product MNQEKLAKLQAQVRIGGKGTARRKKKVVHRTATADDKKLQSSLKKFAVNNIAGIEEVNMIKDDGTVIHFNNPKVQASLSANTFAITGHAETKQMTEMLPAILSQLGADSLSSLRKLAEQFPRQALESKAPKPEDIEEEDDDVPDLVENFDEASKNEAN from the exons ATGAATCAGGAAAAACTGGCAAAACTTCAAGCCCAGGTGCGGATAGGAGGAAAG GGCACTGCACGCAGGAAGAAGAAGGTGGTTCACAGAACTGCAACAGCTGATGACAAAAAGCTTCAGAGTTCACTAAAGAAGTTTGCTGTCAACAATATTGCTGGAATTGAGGAG gtgaACATGATCAAGGATGACGGGACTGTGATTCACTTTAACAACCCCAAAGTTCAGGCCTCTCTATCCGCCAACACCTTTGCGATCACCGGCCACGCTGAGACCAAACAGATGACAGAGATGCTGCCCGCCATCCTCAGTCAGCTTGGAGCAGACAGCCTCAGCAGCCTGCGCAAGCTCGCAGAACAGTTCCCTCGGCAAG CTCTTGAAAGCAAGGCTCCAAAGCCAGAGGACATTGAGGAAGAGGATGATGATGTGCCAG ATCTCGTGGAGAACTTTGATGAAGCATCAAAGAACGAGGCAAACTGA